The DNA region TGCGTTATGGCGTATTTATGTTGGACACAGGCGGCATTTTGGATGATCTTTTGATCACCCGTAGACAGAACGGCTATTTGTTGGTGGTCAATGCAAGCCGGAAGGTCGAAGATCTTGCCTATTTACAAGAACATTTGGGCGAACAGACTCCTATACGCGTTTGGGAAAATCCTGTCATGGTGGCTCTCCAGGGCCCTAAAGCCGCTTTGGTTTTGGGACGCTTCTTTGCTGAAGTATTGTCAATGCCCTTTATGACAGCGAAGGGATTTGGGAATATTTGGATCAGTCGATCAGGGTACACTGGGGAAGACGGATTTGAAATACTGATGCCTGCTGAAGATGGGATTTCATTGACGGAGAAGCTATTGGAGGCGCCTGAAGTAAAGCCAATTGGGTTGGGCGCTCGAGATTCTTTGCGTCTTGAGGCTGGATTGTGCCTTTATGGCCATGAACTGAACGAAGATATTACACCGGTCGAAGCCGGAATTTCATGGTCAATTGGTAAACGACGTCGTCAAGAAGGAGGGTTCTTAGGGGCCGATAACATTTTATCACAGCTCGCTCATGGTCCCTCCCGGCGACGGGTCGGTCTTGTCTTAGAGCCCGGTGGCATTGCTCGAGAAGGGGCAGAAATTCAAGCCCTTGAAGGCAAAGCTATCGGACAAGTGTCAAGCGGGGGTCATAGTCCGACATTAGGCCATCCTATAGCTATGGGGTATGTTGAGTCGGGTTTCGCATCTGTTGGTGGGGACGTTTTGATACAAATTCGGGGACAGGCTCGGGCAGCAAAAGTTGTGAAAATGCCTTTTGTTCCACATTCATATTATAAAAACTAAAAAGGAAGAAGATATGAAATATACAGATCAGCATGAATGGATTCACATCGATGGAGATGTTGGTACAGTTGGTATTACAGACTATGCGGCCCATCAACTAGGTGATGTTGTTTTTACAGAACTGCCAGC from Alphaproteobacteria bacterium includes:
- the gcvT gene encoding glycine cleavage system aminomethyltransferase GcvT, whose product is ALETTPLESIHRRFGARMAPFAGYSLPIQYPTGIVNEHHHTRSAAGLFDVSHMGVLEIEGEQATNALERLIPCDLFEMCPGQMRYGVFMLDTGGILDDLLITRRQNGYLLVVNASRKVEDLAYLQEHLGEQTPIRVWENPVMVALQGPKAALVLGRFFAEVLSMPFMTAKGFGNIWISRSGYTGEDGFEILMPAEDGISLTEKLLEAPEVKPIGLGARDSLRLEAGLCLYGHELNEDITPVEAGISWSIGKRRRQEGGFLGADNILSQLAHGPSRRRVGLVLEPGGIAREGAEIQALEGKAIGQVSSGGHSPTLGHPIAMGYVESGFASVGGDVLIQIRGQARAAKVVKMPFVPHSYYKN